From one Musa acuminata AAA Group cultivar baxijiao chromosome BXJ2-6, Cavendish_Baxijiao_AAA, whole genome shotgun sequence genomic stretch:
- the LOC135615605 gene encoding serine/threonine protein phosphatase 2A 57 kDa regulatory subunit B' beta isoform-like isoform X2, protein MLNRIIKRGGLKLPKTDANEPPAVVVGHVSRPAAGCDTSSVPSIEALPLFRDVPAGERQSLFIRKLRLCAVVFDFSDMITLRCAREREVKRRNLAELIDFVQSSSDRLAEPVQEELVRTIATNIFRCLPPAAHENTGSEAAAAAADPEEENIFLDPAWPHLQLVYELLLRYVVSSDTDAKVAKRFIDHAFVLRVLDLFDSGDPREREYLKTILHRIYGKFMVHRPFIRKAISNIFYRFIFETEQHNGIGELLDILGSIINGFALPMKEEHKLFLVRVLIPLHKTKPAGVYHHQLAYCTTQFVEKDCKLAYTVIRGLLKYWPLTNCQKELLFLGELEEVLETTQPTEFQQCMVPLFKQISRCLNSSHFQLFGARKFNIYIVSQVTSQTLPLKLVRYYIVNTQC, encoded by the exons atgttgaataGGATCATCAAGCGGGGGGGCCTCAAGCTCCCCAAAACCGACGCCAACGAGCCGCCTGCCGTCGTCGTCGGCCACGTCTCCCGCCCCGCCGCGGGCTGTGACACCTCCTCCGTCCCCTCGATCGAGGCTCTCCCACTCTTCCGTGACGTCCCCGCGGGGGAGCGGCAATCCCTCTTCATCCGTAAGCTCCGGTTGTGCGCCGTCGTCTTCGACTTCTCCGACATGATCACCCTCCGCTGCGCCCGTGAGCGGGAGGTCAAGCGGCGGAACCTCGCGGAGCTTATTGACTTCGTCCAGTCCAGCTCCGACCGCCTCGCCGAGCCTGTGCAGGAGGAGCTGGTCCGCACCATCGCCACCAACATCTTCCGCTGCCTGCCCCCGGCCGCCCACGAGAACACCGGCTCcgaggccgccgccgccgccgccgatccCGAGGAAGAGAACATCTTTCTCGACCCCGCCTGGCCCCACCTCCAGCTTGTCTACGAGCTCCTCCTCCGCTACGTCGTCTCCTCCGACACGGACGCCAAGGTCGCCAAGCGCTTCATCGACCACGCCTTCGTGCTTCGCGTCCTCGACCTCTTCGACTCCGGGGACCCTCGCGAGCGCGAGTACCTCAAGACCATCCTCCACCGCATCTACGGCAAGTTCATGGTCCACCGCCCCTTCATCCGCAAGGCTATCAGCAACATCTTCTACCGGTTCATCTTCGAGACAGAGCAGCACAACGGCATCGGTGAGCTGTTGGATATCCTCGGCAGCATCATCAACGGGTTCGCACTGCCCATGAAGGAGGAGCACAAGCTGTTCCTCGTGCGGGTGCTCATTCCCCTGCACAAGACGAAGCCGGCAGGGGTTTACCACCATCAGCTCGCCTACTGCACAACGCAGTTCGTGGAGAAGGACTGCAAGCTTGCGTACACTGTGATCCGAGGGCTGTTGAAGTATTGGCCACTGACCAACTGCCAGAAGGAGTTGCTGTTCCTCGGGGAGTTGGAGGAGGTACTGGAGACCACGCAGCCCACAGAGTTCCAGCAGTGTATGGTTCCGTTGTTCAAGCAGATCTCCCGCTGCCTCAATAGCTCTCACTTCCAG TTATTCGGAGCAAGAAAGTTCAATATATATATTGTGTCGCAAGTAACATCTCAGACATTGCCTCTAAAGTTAGTGAGATATTATATTGTCAATACTCAATGTTGA
- the LOC135615605 gene encoding serine/threonine protein phosphatase 2A 57 kDa regulatory subunit B' beta isoform-like isoform X1, giving the protein MLNRIIKRGGLKLPKTDANEPPAVVVGHVSRPAAGCDTSSVPSIEALPLFRDVPAGERQSLFIRKLRLCAVVFDFSDMITLRCAREREVKRRNLAELIDFVQSSSDRLAEPVQEELVRTIATNIFRCLPPAAHENTGSEAAAAAADPEEENIFLDPAWPHLQLVYELLLRYVVSSDTDAKVAKRFIDHAFVLRVLDLFDSGDPREREYLKTILHRIYGKFMVHRPFIRKAISNIFYRFIFETEQHNGIGELLDILGSIINGFALPMKEEHKLFLVRVLIPLHKTKPAGVYHHQLAYCTTQFVEKDCKLAYTVIRGLLKYWPLTNCQKELLFLGELEEVLETTQPTEFQQCMVPLFKQISRCLNSSHFQVAERALYLWNNDHIVSLISQNCSIILPVIFEALEKNMQSHWNQAIHGLTANVRKMFQDMDGDLFEDCRQQYIERVASAKTLEEERELAWRQLEAVVAAKAAGEAIILVN; this is encoded by the exons atgttgaataGGATCATCAAGCGGGGGGGCCTCAAGCTCCCCAAAACCGACGCCAACGAGCCGCCTGCCGTCGTCGTCGGCCACGTCTCCCGCCCCGCCGCGGGCTGTGACACCTCCTCCGTCCCCTCGATCGAGGCTCTCCCACTCTTCCGTGACGTCCCCGCGGGGGAGCGGCAATCCCTCTTCATCCGTAAGCTCCGGTTGTGCGCCGTCGTCTTCGACTTCTCCGACATGATCACCCTCCGCTGCGCCCGTGAGCGGGAGGTCAAGCGGCGGAACCTCGCGGAGCTTATTGACTTCGTCCAGTCCAGCTCCGACCGCCTCGCCGAGCCTGTGCAGGAGGAGCTGGTCCGCACCATCGCCACCAACATCTTCCGCTGCCTGCCCCCGGCCGCCCACGAGAACACCGGCTCcgaggccgccgccgccgccgccgatccCGAGGAAGAGAACATCTTTCTCGACCCCGCCTGGCCCCACCTCCAGCTTGTCTACGAGCTCCTCCTCCGCTACGTCGTCTCCTCCGACACGGACGCCAAGGTCGCCAAGCGCTTCATCGACCACGCCTTCGTGCTTCGCGTCCTCGACCTCTTCGACTCCGGGGACCCTCGCGAGCGCGAGTACCTCAAGACCATCCTCCACCGCATCTACGGCAAGTTCATGGTCCACCGCCCCTTCATCCGCAAGGCTATCAGCAACATCTTCTACCGGTTCATCTTCGAGACAGAGCAGCACAACGGCATCGGTGAGCTGTTGGATATCCTCGGCAGCATCATCAACGGGTTCGCACTGCCCATGAAGGAGGAGCACAAGCTGTTCCTCGTGCGGGTGCTCATTCCCCTGCACAAGACGAAGCCGGCAGGGGTTTACCACCATCAGCTCGCCTACTGCACAACGCAGTTCGTGGAGAAGGACTGCAAGCTTGCGTACACTGTGATCCGAGGGCTGTTGAAGTATTGGCCACTGACCAACTGCCAGAAGGAGTTGCTGTTCCTCGGGGAGTTGGAGGAGGTACTGGAGACCACGCAGCCCACAGAGTTCCAGCAGTGTATGGTTCCGTTGTTCAAGCAGATCTCCCGCTGCCTCAATAGCTCTCACTTCCAG GTTGCTGAACGGGCTCTCTATCTTTGGAACAACGATCACATCGTCAGCTTGATCTCGCAAAACTGCAGTATCATTTTGCCAGTCATATTCGAAGCACTGGAGAAGAACATGCAGAGCCACTGGAACCAAGCAATTCATGGCCTAACCGCAAATGTCCGAAAGATGTTTCAAGACATGGATGGTGATCTTTTTGAGGATTGCCGACAGCAGTATATAGAGAGAGTAGCAAGTGCCAAAACCTTGGAAGAAGAACGAGAGCTGGCATGGAGACAACTAGAAGCTGTAGTTGCAGCCAAAGCTGCTGGAGAAGCAATCATTCTTGTCAATTAG